The Chryseobacterium suipulveris genome window below encodes:
- a CDS encoding type II toxin-antitoxin system HicB family antitoxin has product MKTSSIHIINHPTLRGYSGYSRELDGIQSEGKTIEELFDKIRLLIEV; this is encoded by the coding sequence ATGAAAACCAGCAGCATCCACATTATTAACCATCCAACACTTCGCGGATATTCCGGATATTCGCGTGAACTTGACGGGATCCAGTCGGAAGGTAAAACGATTGAGGAACTTTTCGACAAAATTCGTCTTCTTATTGAG